A window of Castanea sativa cultivar Marrone di Chiusa Pesio chromosome 1, ASM4071231v1 contains these coding sequences:
- the LOC142615454 gene encoding BIIDXI-like protein At5g11420 has translation MLRIALLSVLFCATSHIALGLSIPDGLLPNGDFEYGPKQSELNGTVVLGRFAVPKWEISGFVEYIKSGQKQGDMLLVVPAGAYAVRLGNEASIKQRVKVTKGMYYSLTFSAARTCAQEEKLNVSVAPDSGVLPMQTLYSSNGWDSYAWAFQVDYDVADIVIHNPGVEEDPACGPLIDSVAIRALYPPRPTNKNLLKNYGFEEGPYVFPNTSWGVLIPPNIEDDHSPLPGWMVESLKAVKYIDSDHFSVPEGKRAVELVAGKESAISQIVRTIPGKTYTLTFAVGDASNSCEGSMIVEAFAGRNTIKVPYESKGKGGFKRAVLKFVAASTRTRIMFFSTFYTMRSDDFSSLCGPVLDDVKLLSVRHPRRMY, from the exons ATGCTAAGGATCGCTTTGCTGTCGGTGCTCTTTTGCGCCACCTCCCACATCGCCCTTGGCCTATCCATCCCTGACG GATTACTACCCAATGGAGACTTCGAGTATGGACCAAAACAGTCGGAATTGAATGGAACAGTAGTTTTAGGCCGCTTCGCCGTACCAAAATGGGAAATTTCAGGCTTTGTGGAGTACATAAAATCAGGGCAGAAGCAAGGGGACATGTTGCTAGTGGTACCAGCAGGAGCCTATGCAGTTAGGCTTGGAAATGAGGCATCAATTAAGCAAAGAGTCAAAGTGACTAAGGGAATGTACTATTCCCTTACATTCAGTGCAGCTCGCACTTGTGCTCAAGAGGAGAAGCTGAATGTGTCGGTGGCACCAGATTCCGGTGTGTTGCCAATGCAAACATTGTATAGCAGTAATGGATGGGACTCATATGCCTGGGCTTTCCAAGTTGATTATGATGTTGCTGATATCGTAATTCATAATCCTGGTGTGGAGGAAGACCCAGCTTGTGGACCACTTATTGACTCTGTTGCAATTAGAGCTTTGTATCCTCCTAGACCCACCAACA AAAACCTATTGAAGAATTATGGTTTCGAAGAAGGACCATATGTGTTCCCCAACACATCTTGGGGTGTACTTATCCCACCAAACATTGAGGATGATCACTCCCCACTACCTGGTTGGATGGTTGAATCCCTCAAAGCCGTCAAGTACATAGACTCGGACCATTTCTCAGTACCCGAAGGAAAACGAGCTGTGGAACTTGTAGCTGGAAAAGAAAGTGCCATTTCACAAATAGTCAGAACCATTCCTGGAAAAACCTACACTCTCACTTTTGCTGTGGGAGATGCTAGCAACTCTTGTGAAGGGTCCATGATTGTTGAGGCATTTGCTGGTAGAAACACAATCAAAGTGCCTTATGAATCAAAGGGAAAAGGTGGGTTTAAACGTGCTGTGCTGAAGTTTGTGGCTGCTTCTACTCGAACACGTATAATGTTCTTTAGCACATTTTACACCATGAGGAGTGATGACTTTTCTTCATTATGTGGACCTGTTCTTGATGATGTGAAGCTGTTGAGTGTTCGTCACCCACGGCGTATGTACTAA